A window from Thalassophryne amazonica chromosome 15, fThaAma1.1, whole genome shotgun sequence encodes these proteins:
- the LOC117526641 gene encoding LOW QUALITY PROTEIN: GTPase IMAP family member 9-like (The sequence of the model RefSeq protein was modified relative to this genomic sequence to represent the inferred CDS: inserted 1 base in 1 codon) — TDLKDSDVAGLHCILHVLGVKCYCLYFVHTGPFIRNDEELRIVLVGKTGNGKSATGNTILGWKCFKSTFSAVSLTVNCSKGKTTVDGQQVAVIDTPGRXISYASPGPHVFLIIIKLGRYTEEETNSVQKIQEIFGEDADKYSMVLFTHGDQLDNTIEEFLKESPELQELVARCNGEYHVFRNREKDHTQVTELLKKIRKIAAKNGGSHYTNKMFQESERKIEEEKQRLLEEDKEKIRKEKEELENQIRAKYDEQMKKLAEQFQAERERERRERDTERKKERDERDAERKRDREEKERMMEKMREQQEELKDKMKQLEIQFEYEKRQQAENRNLFRPPPCSIF; from the exons ACTGACCTAAAAGACTCTGATGTGGCTGGATTACACTGCATTTTGCATGTCTTGGGTGTTAAAtgttactgtttgtattttgtccaCACAGGACCTTTTATTCGAAATGATGAGGAGTTGAGGATTGTGTTGGTTGGGAAGACCGGAAATGGTAAGAGTGCCACTGGAAACACCATCTTGGGCTGGAAGTGTTTTAAGTCAACCTTCAGTGCAGTGTCCCTCACGGTCAACTGCTCGAAGGGCAAAACCACTGTGGATGGACAGCAGGTGGCTGTGATTGACACCCCGGGCC GTATCAGTTATGCTAGTCCTGGGCCCCACGTGTTCCTGATCATCATCAAGCTGGGCAGATACACGGAAGAGGAAACAAATTCAGTGCAGAAGATCCAGGAGATATTTGGTGAGGATGCAGACAAATACAGCATGGTTCTCTTCACTCATGGTGACCAGCTCGACAACACCATTGAGGAGTTCCTGAAggaaagtccagaactgcaggaACTGGTGGCCAGATGCAACGGAGAGTACCACGTCTTCAGGAACAGGGAGAAAGATCACACTCAGGTCACTGAGCTGCTGAAGAAGATCAGGAAGATAGCTGCAAAGAACGGTGGAAGCCACTACACCAACAAGATGTTCCAAGAGTCAGAGAGGAAAATTGAAGAGGAGAAGCAACGGCTTCTGGAGGAGGACAAGGAGAAAATACGTAAAGAGAAAGAGGAGCTGGAAAATCAAATACGGGCGAAGTATGATGAACAGATGAAGAAACTGGCTGAGCAATTCCAggctgagagagagagggagaggagagagagggacACCGAAAGGAAGAaggagagagatgagagagatgcagagagaaagagagatagaGAAGAGAAGGAAAGAATGATGGAAAaaatgagggagcagcaggaggagttgAAAGACAAAATGAAGCAGTTGGAGATACAATTTGAATACGAAAAGAGACAACAAGCTGAGAACAGAAATCTTTTTCGTCCTCCCCCATGTTCTATTTTCTGA